A DNA window from Coffea arabica cultivar ET-39 chromosome 6c, Coffea Arabica ET-39 HiFi, whole genome shotgun sequence contains the following coding sequences:
- the LOC113693564 gene encoding probable E3 ubiquitin-protein ligase BAH1-like, with the protein MKFGETFMEYLNGDQERHLDKCSHVEYKRLKKVLKSCRTSRSSPSLSSLDTEEEQDQQKQHLRHHPPAGHHGDTDHPASPADTSSITTTSSSPFCQCQSCPLCDQIFFSELMKEASEVAGFFSSRVRRLLHLHIASGMQRYVVRLRHFFKHDEQVMVQEGRMLIEYVTMNALAIRKLLKKYDKVHRSANGMRFKSKMRTEHIEILRSPWLIELGAFYMNFTGSNGGSPNDLFSRVSYELSTAEATMTLQLSDLLKLEYNLTCPICLEIVFNPYALSCGHLFCKLCACTAASVMIFQGPKAARPDSKCPVCREVGVYSNSIHMLELDLLLKKRCKEHWKERLSAERAEMVKQSKDYWDMQTKFMVGF; encoded by the exons atgaagtttgggGAGACGTTTATGGAGTATCTAAATGGAGATCAAGAGAGGCACTTGGATAAATGCTCCCACGTTGAGTACAAAAGGCTCAAAAAGGTCCTCAAAAGCTGTCGGACTAGTAGATCATCCCCATCATTATCATCCTTAGACACCGAAGAAGAACAAGACCAACAAAAGCAGCATCTTCGTCATCATCCTCCTGCGGGCCACCATGGGGATACTGATCATCCTGCAAGCCCTGCGGATACTTCCTCTATTACTACTACCTCGTCATCTCCATTTTGCCAGTGTCAATCCTGCCCAT TGTGTGATCAGATTTTCTTCTCCGAGTTAATGAAGGAGGCATCTGAAGTAGCAGGCTTCTTCAGTTCCAGAGTGAGGCGCCTTCTCCATCTTCATATTGCTTCTGGAATGCAAAGATATGTTGTTCGTTTGCGCCACTTTTTTAAGCATGATGAGCAAGTCATGGTGCAAGAGGGTCGGATGCTAATTGAATACGTCACTATGAATGCTCTTGCTATCCGGAAGCTCCTTAAGAAATATGACAAA GTACACAGGTCTGCAAATGGCATGAGATTTAAATCTAAGATGAGGACTGAACATATAGAGATTCTGCGGTCACCATGGTTAATTGAACTGGGGGCTTTCTATATGAATTTCACAGGTTCAAATGGTGGAAGTCCCAATGACCTTTTCAGCCGAGTCTCTTATGAACTGAGTACTGCAGAGGCAACGATGACATTGCAGCTGTCAGATCTGTTGAAGTTAGAGTACAATCTGACTTGTCCCATTTGCTTG GAAATTGTTTTCAATCCATACGCTTTGAGTTGTGGGCATCTTTTCTGCAAATTGTGTGCGTGCACTGCAGCTTCTGTGATGATATTCCAAGGTCCCAAGGCTGCACGTCCTGATTCAAAATGTCCAGTCTGCAGGGAG GTTGGGGTTTATTCTAATTCAATACACATGCTAGAATTAGATTTGCTCCTGAAGAAAAG ATGCAAGGAACACTGGAAGGAGAGGCTGAGTGCTGAACGTGCTGAGATGGTGAAGCAATCTAAGGATTACTGGGATATGCAAACCAAATTTATGGTAGGATTTTGA
- the LOC140008378 gene encoding uncharacterized protein produces MAQQKQHQLVSAPARKKKRPAAREVDFASADGWMVVKKQRITILIPPLPATQQFTVPNAEESQPQASLRNTINAQSECSDKTYSQKHSVSQREKSWSLAPDTAIPTAKMAHPPRPTLLFPKLSNPRRSISYDNPQISNIRDQKSVGLFSATKVRKPALIFGDRKPLLNRRMRTINIEKKLQRAGGLSSWLVSLGLERFVKIFRQKNVSKFQLANLTMKKLKDMGADAVGPRRKLMHAIDCLCQPYCFERF; encoded by the coding sequence ATGGCACAGCAGAAACAGCACCAGCTTGTTTCTGCGCCTGCAAGGAAGAAAAAGAGGCCAGCTGCTCGAGAAGTGGACTTTGCAAGTGCAGATGGTTGGATGGTTGTCAAGAAACAAAGAATCACCATTTTGATCCCACCATTGCCAGCGACTCAGCAGTTTACAGTGCCTAATGCAGAAGAAAGCCAACCACAAGCGAGCCTGAGAAACACTATTAATGCCCAGTCAGAGTGTTCAGACAAGACGTACTCCCAGAAGCATTCAGTTTCTCAAAGAGAGAAATCCTGGTCACTGGCTCCTGATACTGCTATTCCAACTGCTAAAATGGCTCATCCTCCTCGACCCACCCTGTTGTTCCCAAAGCTATCTAATCCTAGACGTTCTATATCTTATGATAATCCACAAATTAGCAATATCAGAGATCAGAAGTCAGTTGGTTTGTTCAGTGCTACGAAAGTGAGGAAACCAGCATTGATATTTGGTGACAGAAAGCCATTGCTGAACAGAAGAATGAGGACTATAAATATCGAGAAAAAGCTTCAAAGGGCTGGCGGTTTAAGCAGTTGGTTGGTCTCATTGGGCCTTGAAcgttttgtaaaaatttttcgGCAGAAGAATGTGAGTAAATTCCAGTTGGCAAATCTGACGATGAAGAAGCTGAAGGATATGGGTGCAGATGCTGTTGGTCCCCGGAGAAAGCTGATGCATGCGATTGACTGCCTCTGCCAACCGTATTGTTTTGAGCGGTTTTGA
- the LOC113691400 gene encoding probable glutamate carboxypeptidase AMP1 isoform X1, translating to MLHKNNITKMVFPSISSFSFLFILAFFLLLTLYTTLHRPTTTATPSNKLHQNDRPHSLHYQNIFLSSASNYTLATYLRHLTLQPHLAGTPPSLQTTLYVKSHFEALGLETHVSNHTVLLSYPSFSSLTAHFSNGSSLDLPLSEPGFSGVVKAYHAYSPSGSALGQPVFLNYGREQDYIALRGLGVQFKGCIGIVRRGAGLSRNAVVEKAAAHGVAAVLMYTEGEKFAGVERGTVMKGLGDPLSPGWWAGVQGGERLRLNDSQLNERFPAIPSMPVSADTAEIILSSMEGAPLPQEWRENLKSNKIGRVGPGPVLLNFTYLGEKKMETIHNIFAVIRGSEEPDRFIILGNHRDAWTYGAVDPNSGTSALLEVGRRFALLMRLGWSPRRTIVFGSWDAEEFGMIGSTEWVEKNLVSLGSKAIAYLNVDCAVQGPGFFAGATPQLDDLLFEVTKKVKDPDSENISIFETCKVTNKAINIQRLSGVDSDFAPFLQHAGVPSIDLYYGRDFPVYHTAFDSYDWMVNFGDPLFQRHVAVSGVWGLLALRLADDPILPFNYLSYVAQLQEYRNTLSNFLEGDISLNPITLAIQDFKAAADEIAEQKLSEDERMDEFSVLKKRMLNDRLMFAERGFLDAEGLQGLRWFKHLIYGPQIDGGSELNFLPGVVGAISRNTGMNKGERQEAIQHEVWRVARAIERAACALKGSLT from the exons ATGCTTCATAAAAACAACATTACCAAAATGGTTTTCCCTTCCATATCATCCTTCTCCTTTCTATTTATTCTTgccttcttcctcctcctcacTCTCTACACCACCCTCCACCGCCCCACCACCACCGCCACCCcctcaaacaaacttcaccagAACGACAGGCCTCATTCCCTTCACTACCAGAACATCTTCCTTTCTTCTGCCAGTAACTACACCCTCGCCACCTACCTCCGCCACCTCACCCTCCAACCCCACCTCGCCGGCACACCTCCCTCTCTCCAGACAACCCTTTACGTCAAGTCCCATTTCGAAGCTCTCGGGCTCGAAACCCACGTCTCTAACCACACCGTCCTTCTCTCCTACCCTTCTTTCTCCTCTCTTACTGCCCACTTTAGCAACGGCTCCTCCCTTGACCTTCCTTTGTCCGAACCCGGATTCTCCGGCGTCGTGAAGGCTTACCATGCCTACTCTCCCTCCGGGTCGGCTTTGGGTCAACCCGTGTTTCTCAACTACGGGAGAGAGCAGGACTACATTGCGCTGCGGGGGCTCGGGGTGCAGTTTAAGGGCTGCATTGGAATAGTCCGGAGAGGCGCTGGGCTGTCGAGAAATGCAGTGGTGGAGAAGGCGGCAGCGCACGGGGTTGCGGCCGTGCTAATGTACACCGAGGGAGAGAAATTCGCAGGGGTGGAAAGAGGGACTGTGATGAAGGGGTTGGGGGACCCATTGAGCCCCGGGTGGTGGGCTGGGGTCCAGGGCGGTGAGAGGTTGAGGTTAAATGACTCGCAGTTGAACGAAAGGTTTCCGGCTATTCCGTCGATGCCGGTGTCGGCTGATACGGCCGAGATCATATTGAGTTCGATGGAGGGGGCACCCTTGCCCCAAGAGTGGAGGGAAAATCTAAAGAGTAATAAAATTGGACGCGTTGGGCCAGGCCCCGTTTTGCTCAACTTTACATATCTG GGTGAGAAGAAGATGGAAACAATTCATAATATTTTTGCTGTCATCAGAGGATCAGAAGAGCCTGATCGCTTTATAATTCTCGGCAATCATAGAGATGCATGGACTTATGGAGCTGTTGATCCTAACAGCGGAACTTCTGCCCTACTAGAGGTTGGCCGTCGGTTTGCTCTTCTGATGCGTCTGGGTTGGAGTCCTCGAAGAACCATCGTCTTTGGCAGTTGGGATGCAGAAGAGTTTGGTATG ATAGGGTCTACTGAATGGGTGGAAAAGAATTTAGTGAGCCTGGGCTCTAAAGCCATAGCTTACCTTAATGTGGATTGTGCTGTTCAAGGGCCTGGGTTCTTTGCTGGTGCAACTCCTCAGTTAGATGATCTTCTCTTTGAGGTCACAAAGAAG GTTAAAGATCCTGACTCGGAAAACATATCAATATTTGAAACATGTAAGGTCACCAATAAAGCTATCAAT ATACAGAGACTTAGTGGAGTTGATTCAGACTTTGCTCCGTTCTTACAGCATGCAGGGGTCCCTTCTATTGATTTATACTATGGCAGAG ATTTTCCTGTTTATCATACTGCTTTTGACTCGTATGACTGGATGGTGAACTTTGGAGACCCACTATTTCAGCGGCATGTTGCTG TCAGTGGTGTCTGGGGACTGCTTGCTCTTCGCTTGGCTGATGATCCAATTTTACCCTTCAACTACCTCTCTTATGTTGCTCAATTGCAG GAATATAGAAACACATTGAGCAACTTTTTGGAAGGGGATATCTCATTGAATCCTATTACTCTGGCCATTCAAGACTTCAAAGCTGCAGCTGACGAAATTGCTGAGCAA AAACTGAGTGAAGATGAAAGGATGGATGAGTTTTCTGTGCTAAAGAAGCGGATGTTAAATGATCGGCTGATGTTTGCTGAAAGAGGCTTCTTGGATGCTGAGGGGCTTCAGGGATTGCGATGGTTTAAGCATCTT ATATATGGGCCTCAGATTGATGGTGGAAGTGAGCTGAATTTCCTCCCTGGAGTAGTTGGTGCTATTTCTCGAAACACGGGGATGAACAAGGGGGAGAGGCAGGAAGCCATCCAGCATGAGGTTTGGAGGGTTGCAAGGGCCATTGAAAGGGCAGCTTGCGCGCTTAAAGGCAGTCTCACCTAG
- the LOC113691400 gene encoding probable glutamate carboxypeptidase AMP1 isoform X2 gives MLHKNNITKMVFPSISSFSFLFILAFFLLLTLYTTLHRPTTTATPSNKLHQNDRPHSLHYQNIFLSSASNYTLATYLRHLTLQPHLAGTPPSLQTTLYVKSHFEALGLETHVSNHTVLLSYPSFSSLTAHFSNGSSLDLPLSEPGFSGVVKAYHAYSPSGSALGQPVFLNYGREQDYIALRGLGVQFKGCIGIVRRGAGLSRNAVVEKAAAHGVAAVLMYTEGEKFAGVERGTVMKGLGDPLSPGWWAGVQGGERLRLNDSQLNERFPAIPSMPVSADTAEIILSSMEGAPLPQEWRENLKSNKIGRVGPGPVLLNFTYLGEKKMETIHNIFAVIRGSEEPDRFIILGNHRDAWTYGAVDPNSGTSALLEVGRRFALLMRLGWSPRRTIVFGSWDAEEFGMIGSTEWVEKNLVSLGSKAIAYLNVDCAVQGPGFFAGATPQLDDLLFEVTKKVKDPDSENISIFETCKVTNKAINIQRLSGVDSDFAPFLQHAGVPSIDLYYGRDFPVYHTAFDSYDWMVNFGDPLFQRHVAVSGVWGLLALRLADDPILPFNYLSYVAQLQEYRNTLSNFLEGDISLNPITLAIQDFKAAADEIAEQVKKLSEDERMDEFSVLKKRMLNDRLMFAERGFLDAEGLQGLRWFKHLIYGPQIDGGSELNFLPGVVGAISRNTGMNKGERQEAIQHEVWRVARAIERAACALKGSLT, from the exons ATGCTTCATAAAAACAACATTACCAAAATGGTTTTCCCTTCCATATCATCCTTCTCCTTTCTATTTATTCTTgccttcttcctcctcctcacTCTCTACACCACCCTCCACCGCCCCACCACCACCGCCACCCcctcaaacaaacttcaccagAACGACAGGCCTCATTCCCTTCACTACCAGAACATCTTCCTTTCTTCTGCCAGTAACTACACCCTCGCCACCTACCTCCGCCACCTCACCCTCCAACCCCACCTCGCCGGCACACCTCCCTCTCTCCAGACAACCCTTTACGTCAAGTCCCATTTCGAAGCTCTCGGGCTCGAAACCCACGTCTCTAACCACACCGTCCTTCTCTCCTACCCTTCTTTCTCCTCTCTTACTGCCCACTTTAGCAACGGCTCCTCCCTTGACCTTCCTTTGTCCGAACCCGGATTCTCCGGCGTCGTGAAGGCTTACCATGCCTACTCTCCCTCCGGGTCGGCTTTGGGTCAACCCGTGTTTCTCAACTACGGGAGAGAGCAGGACTACATTGCGCTGCGGGGGCTCGGGGTGCAGTTTAAGGGCTGCATTGGAATAGTCCGGAGAGGCGCTGGGCTGTCGAGAAATGCAGTGGTGGAGAAGGCGGCAGCGCACGGGGTTGCGGCCGTGCTAATGTACACCGAGGGAGAGAAATTCGCAGGGGTGGAAAGAGGGACTGTGATGAAGGGGTTGGGGGACCCATTGAGCCCCGGGTGGTGGGCTGGGGTCCAGGGCGGTGAGAGGTTGAGGTTAAATGACTCGCAGTTGAACGAAAGGTTTCCGGCTATTCCGTCGATGCCGGTGTCGGCTGATACGGCCGAGATCATATTGAGTTCGATGGAGGGGGCACCCTTGCCCCAAGAGTGGAGGGAAAATCTAAAGAGTAATAAAATTGGACGCGTTGGGCCAGGCCCCGTTTTGCTCAACTTTACATATCTG GGTGAGAAGAAGATGGAAACAATTCATAATATTTTTGCTGTCATCAGAGGATCAGAAGAGCCTGATCGCTTTATAATTCTCGGCAATCATAGAGATGCATGGACTTATGGAGCTGTTGATCCTAACAGCGGAACTTCTGCCCTACTAGAGGTTGGCCGTCGGTTTGCTCTTCTGATGCGTCTGGGTTGGAGTCCTCGAAGAACCATCGTCTTTGGCAGTTGGGATGCAGAAGAGTTTGGTATG ATAGGGTCTACTGAATGGGTGGAAAAGAATTTAGTGAGCCTGGGCTCTAAAGCCATAGCTTACCTTAATGTGGATTGTGCTGTTCAAGGGCCTGGGTTCTTTGCTGGTGCAACTCCTCAGTTAGATGATCTTCTCTTTGAGGTCACAAAGAAG GTTAAAGATCCTGACTCGGAAAACATATCAATATTTGAAACATGTAAGGTCACCAATAAAGCTATCAAT ATACAGAGACTTAGTGGAGTTGATTCAGACTTTGCTCCGTTCTTACAGCATGCAGGGGTCCCTTCTATTGATTTATACTATGGCAGAG ATTTTCCTGTTTATCATACTGCTTTTGACTCGTATGACTGGATGGTGAACTTTGGAGACCCACTATTTCAGCGGCATGTTGCTG TCAGTGGTGTCTGGGGACTGCTTGCTCTTCGCTTGGCTGATGATCCAATTTTACCCTTCAACTACCTCTCTTATGTTGCTCAATTGCAG GAATATAGAAACACATTGAGCAACTTTTTGGAAGGGGATATCTCATTGAATCCTATTACTCTGGCCATTCAAGACTTCAAAGCTGCAGCTGACGAAATTGCTGAGCAAGTAAAG AAACTGAGTGAAGATGAAAGGATGGATGAGTTTTCTGTGCTAAAGAAGCGGATGTTAAATGATCGGCTGATGTTTGCTGAAAGAGGCTTCTTGGATGCTGAGGGGCTTCAGGGATTGCGATGGTTTAAGCATCTT ATATATGGGCCTCAGATTGATGGTGGAAGTGAGCTGAATTTCCTCCCTGGAGTAGTTGGTGCTATTTCTCGAAACACGGGGATGAACAAGGGGGAGAGGCAGGAAGCCATCCAGCATGAGGTTTGGAGGGTTGCAAGGGCCATTGAAAGGGCAGCTTGCGCGCTTAAAGGCAGTCTCACCTAG
- the LOC113693656 gene encoding uncharacterized protein isoform X1, with protein sequence MALEQMAKRKTIEENPRQWERAPKLPENEIGMEGREEKWIGGKFCGSISSFCHHLQSSCDALIQSADRRPIPLDSASTTFMEFLNRRMSSTSTDLNLLECMSCDTVSFEELLGHCTQVYNHNQIHLLALQQHPVFSTSATQIPSSAATAEDQDEEEKDSDDDDLSLSPPTSSSSTTILHFSSKFQDDPLLDDTLSLKNLGLSDVCLATIASDQGNNSIHTAKMFQESEGEMRDELPSSRDSKPWIVASRDDYEGLPKHIKSLASWEDLIVAVEKMNSSLAKRSMKVDTIQQDEISLLGLGHKAKAYLLLLIKMNCIVVETIDGVITYRVL encoded by the exons ATGGCACTTGAGCAAATGGCGAAAAGGAAAACGATTGAGGAAAACCCGCGCCAG TGGGAAAGGGCGCCCAAACTCCCGGAAAACGAAATTGGAATGGAGGGGAGGGAGGAGAAATGGATCGGCGGCAAGTTTTGCGGAAGCATCTCGAGTTTCTGCCACCACCTCCAAAGCAGCTGCGACGCCCTCATACAATCCGCCGACCGCCGGCCCATCCCCCTTG ACTCGGCTTCGACTACGTTCATGGAATTTCTAAACCGGAGAATGTCATCCACCAGCACCGACCTCAACTTGCTGGAGTGCATGTCCTGTGACACGGTGTCGTTTGAGGAGCTCCTCGGCCACTGCACCCAAGTCTACAACCACAACCAAATTCACCTCCTTGCCCTCCAACAGCACCCCGTTTTTTCCACTTCCGCCACCCAAATCCCATCATCCG CTGCCACTGCTGAAGACCAAGATGAAGAGGAAAAGGATTCCGACGACGATGATTTATCTTTATCACCTCCTACGAGCAGCAGCAGCACAACCATCCTGCATTTTAGTAGCAAATTCCAAGATGATCCCTT GTTGGATGATACTCTCAGTTTAAAGAATCTTGGACTTTCCGATGTTTGTCTTGCTACCATAGCATCTGATCAAG GTAATAATAGCATTCACACTGCAAAGATGTTTCAAGAAAGTGAAG GTGAAATGAGAGATGAATTACCGTCGTCCAGGGATTCTAAACCATGGATAGTTGCGTCAAGAGATGATTATGAAGGCCTCCCTAAACATATCAAGAGCTTGGCATCCTGGGAG GATCTTATTGTTGCTGTCGAGAAGATGAATTCTTCCCTGGCAAAGAGGAGCATGAAGGTGGACACAATCCAACAAGATGAGATTTCGTTGTTAGGATTAG GCCATAAAGCAAAAGCTTATTTGCTATTGCTTATAAAAATGAATTGCATAGTCGTTGAGACGATTGATGGTGTGATTACCTACAGAGTGCTGTAG
- the LOC113693656 gene encoding uncharacterized protein isoform X2, whose product MALEQMAKRKTIEENPRQWERAPKLPENEIGMEGREEKWIGGKFCGSISSFCHHLQSSCDALIQSADRRPIPLDSASTTFMEFLNRRMSSTSTDLNLLECMSCDTVSFEELLGHCTQVYNHNQIHLLALQQHPVFSTSATQIPSSAATAEDQDEEEKDSDDDDLSLSPPTSSSSTTILHFSSKFQDDPLLDDTLSLKNLGLSDVCLATIASDQGEMRDELPSSRDSKPWIVASRDDYEGLPKHIKSLASWEDLIVAVEKMNSSLAKRSMKVDTIQQDEISLLGLGHKAKAYLLLLIKMNCIVVETIDGVITYRVL is encoded by the exons ATGGCACTTGAGCAAATGGCGAAAAGGAAAACGATTGAGGAAAACCCGCGCCAG TGGGAAAGGGCGCCCAAACTCCCGGAAAACGAAATTGGAATGGAGGGGAGGGAGGAGAAATGGATCGGCGGCAAGTTTTGCGGAAGCATCTCGAGTTTCTGCCACCACCTCCAAAGCAGCTGCGACGCCCTCATACAATCCGCCGACCGCCGGCCCATCCCCCTTG ACTCGGCTTCGACTACGTTCATGGAATTTCTAAACCGGAGAATGTCATCCACCAGCACCGACCTCAACTTGCTGGAGTGCATGTCCTGTGACACGGTGTCGTTTGAGGAGCTCCTCGGCCACTGCACCCAAGTCTACAACCACAACCAAATTCACCTCCTTGCCCTCCAACAGCACCCCGTTTTTTCCACTTCCGCCACCCAAATCCCATCATCCG CTGCCACTGCTGAAGACCAAGATGAAGAGGAAAAGGATTCCGACGACGATGATTTATCTTTATCACCTCCTACGAGCAGCAGCAGCACAACCATCCTGCATTTTAGTAGCAAATTCCAAGATGATCCCTT GTTGGATGATACTCTCAGTTTAAAGAATCTTGGACTTTCCGATGTTTGTCTTGCTACCATAGCATCTGATCAAG GTGAAATGAGAGATGAATTACCGTCGTCCAGGGATTCTAAACCATGGATAGTTGCGTCAAGAGATGATTATGAAGGCCTCCCTAAACATATCAAGAGCTTGGCATCCTGGGAG GATCTTATTGTTGCTGTCGAGAAGATGAATTCTTCCCTGGCAAAGAGGAGCATGAAGGTGGACACAATCCAACAAGATGAGATTTCGTTGTTAGGATTAG GCCATAAAGCAAAAGCTTATTTGCTATTGCTTATAAAAATGAATTGCATAGTCGTTGAGACGATTGATGGTGTGATTACCTACAGAGTGCTGTAG